The stretch of DNA GATGAACACGATGCCGAACGTCGCGCCGAACTGCGAGATCAGGGTCGCGACCGCGGCGCCGTTAACTCCATAGCGAGGGATAAGAAGAAAATTCAGGATGACATTCACAATCATTCCCCAAAAGGCCCTGTAGAAGGAAATCCGGGTGTAATTTTCCGT from Nitrospiria bacterium encodes:
- a CDS encoding polysaccharide biosynthesis C-terminal domain-containing protein → TENYTRISFYRAFWGMIVNVILNFLLIPRYGVNGAAVATLISQFGATFGIVFIKYTRRQAIMMVKSFDPVPLLKSAIRKG